Proteins from a genomic interval of Zingiber officinale cultivar Zhangliang chromosome 2A, Zo_v1.1, whole genome shotgun sequence:
- the LOC122041461 gene encoding probable DNA-directed RNA polymerase I subunit RPA43 — MEGLRVAEADLVVYVHPSKSNQVRRAVLRQLSSLLFTHDEIFEGVVLAYEVNIPSKRAKVISGLIPYIGVKIKANLLLFSPKPSMLLGGKVVKLGKESIHVVVLGFSSAAIMLEDIREEFKYKIKHGEVVFASSSHKRHVIKAGSMIRFQVKSLDEEILHISGSLLPSNTGCIQWLSKHGTEDGSYADRSLKTSDIQREMQEEGPLNTTTGDKSPNKTHKHKSKKRTRGDR; from the exons ATGGAAGGCTTGCGAGTGGCAGAGGCGGACCTGGTAGTGTACGTTCACCCTTCGAAATCCAACCAAGTCCGCCGCGCCGTCCTTCGCCAGCTCAGTTCTCTTCTCTTCAC GCATGATGAGATATTTGAAGGTGTAGTTTTGGCATATGAAGTCAATATCCCCAGCAAACGTGCAAAGGTCATATCAGGACTAATTCCGTACATAGGAGTTAAAATAAAAGCAAATTTGTTGCTTTTTTCTCCTAAGCCGAGCATGTTATTAG GAGGCAAAGTTGTCAAGCTGGGGAAGGAATCAATTCATGTTGTTGTGCTTGGATTTTCTTCAGCAGCTATCATGTTAGAAGACATCCGTGAAGAATTTAAGTATAAGATT AAACATGGTGAAGTTGTTTTTGCTAGTTCCTCTCACAAACGCCATGTTATCAAAGCTGGAAGTATGATACGTTTTCAAGTTAAAAG TCTTGATGAGGAAATACTTCACATATCGGGATCATTGCTTCCATCGAACACTGGATGCATCCAATGGTTATCAAAACATGGCACAGAAGATGGATCATATGCAGACAG AAGTTTGAAAACGAGCGATATTCAAAGGGAGATGCAGGAAGAAGGTCCGTTAAACACCACAACAGGAGACAAGTCACCGAATAAAACACACAAACACAAGTCTAAGAAAAGGACTCGTGGGGATAGATGA